The Phyllostomus discolor isolate MPI-MPIP mPhyDis1 chromosome 4, mPhyDis1.pri.v3, whole genome shotgun sequence genome window below encodes:
- the KCNE4 gene encoding potassium voltage-gated channel subfamily E member 4, whose protein sequence is MLKMEPLNSTYPSTTAPSRPLGSHVPSNGGSNGNEYFYILVVMSFYGIFLIGIMLGYMKSKRREKKSSLLLLYKDEERLWGEAMKPLPMMSGLRSLQVPMMLNMLQESVAPALSCTLCSMEGDSVSSESSSPDVHLTIQEEGADDELGETSETPLNESSEGSSENIHQNS, encoded by the coding sequence ATGCTGAAGATGGAGCCTCTGAACAGCACGTACCCCAGCACCACAGCCCCCAGCCGCCCCCTCGGGTCCCATGTCCCCAGCAACGGCGGCAGCAATGGTAACGAATACTTCTACATCCTGGTGGTCATGTCCTTCTACGGTATTTTCTTGATTGGAATCATGCTGGGCTACATGAAATCCAAGAGGCGGGAGAAGAAGTCCAGCCTCTTGCTGCTGTACAAGGATGAGGAGAGGCTGTGGGGGGAGGCCATGAAGCCGCTGCCCATGATGTCGGGGCTGAGGTCACTGCAGGTGCCCATGATGCTGAACATGCTGCAGGAGAGCGTGGCGCCCGCCCTGTCCTGCACCCTCTGCTCCATGGAGGGGGACAGTGTGAGCTCCGAGTCCTCCTCGCCCGATGTGCATCTCACCATCCAGGAGGAGGGAGCTGACGATGAGCTGGGGGAGACTTCGGAGACTCCTCTGAATGAGAGCAGCGAAGGGTCCTCAGAGAACATTCATCAGAATTCTTAG